In Silene latifolia isolate original U9 population unplaced genomic scaffold, ASM4854445v1 scaffold_693, whole genome shotgun sequence, a genomic segment contains:
- the LOC141639990 gene encoding putative folate-biopterin transporter 7, which yields MAGKSNEIIKSESEMKMKWLLGMGYWVQGFRCFPWLAVNFFLKDGLHVDSSTLQILQNSANLPMVAKPFYGVLSDSLYLFGQHRLPYIALGAILQAISWVAVAILSSSGISISTMTFYLLLGNLGASLAEVANDAIVAETSKQPTSTKRGKASSSGGLQSFVWMASSLGGVLGNLIGGIAIEKYSPQAMFLAFGVILVIQLLLTISVRERSLNLPKNHTNSGIKQQLAELASAVHKPEIAYPIAWLSASYALVPVLTGTMFFYQTQALGIDSAVIGISKVFGQAGMLLWSAIYNKSLKSSSPRKVITGIQVTMAVFMVSDVLFVNKFYQKMGVPDSLYVVVFSGLLEVLLFFKILPFSILIAQLCPPGCEGSLMAFVMSAIALAMIVGGYLGVALASFVGVTGSDFSGLPRGLLIQAACTLIPLLCSSWMPDNMKPKVTKKDA from the exons ATGGCGGGGAAATCAAATGAAATAATAAAATCAGAAAGCGAGATGAAGATGAAATGGTTATTAGGAATGGGGTATTGGGTACAAGGATTTAGATGTTTTCCATGGTTAGCTGTTAATTTCTTCCTTAAAGATGGGCTTCATGTTGATTCTTCTACTCTTCAAATTCTTCAGAATTCTGCTAATCTTCCCATGGTTGCCAAACCTTTTTACGGTGTCCTTTCCGACTCTCTTTACCTTTTCGGCCAGCATCGTCTTCCTTACATTGCTCTTGGAG CTATCCTGCAAGCCATTTCATGGGTAGCAGTTGCCATCCTTTCCTCATCGGGCATCTCAATATCCACCATGACGTTTTATCTACTGCTTGGAAACTTGGGTGCATCTTTAGCTGAGGTTGCTAATGATGCAATCGTTGCAGAAACAAGTAAACAGCCAACTTCTACAAAAAGAGGCAAAGCTTCATCCTCAGGAGGGCTTCAGTCATTTGTATGGATGGCTTCATCTCTCGGGGGAGTTCTTGGGAACTTGATAGGCGGGATAGCAATTGAAAAATATTCACCCCAAGCTATGTTTCTAGCATTTGGCGTGATTCTGGTCATTCAACTCCTACTAACTATCTCAGTTCGTGAGAGGTCTCTTAACCTTCCGAAAAATCACACTAATAGCGGGATAAAGCAACAACTTGCTGAGCTGGCAAGTGCAGTGCATAAGCCTGAGATTGCTTACCCAATTGCATGGCTATCAGCCTCTTATGCCTTGGTTCCTGTCCTCACTGGAACTATGTTCTTTTACCAAACTCAGGCTTTGGGTATCGATTCAGCGGTTATTGGCATATCCAAGGTTTTTGGACAAGCAGGAATGCTTTTGTGGAGTGCCATTTACAATAAAAGCTTGAAATCCTCATCACCAAGAAAAGTTATCACAGGCATTCAGGTTACAATGGCTGTTTTCATGGTTTCTGATGTGTTGTTTGTAAATAAGTTTTACCAAAAAATGGGTGTTCCAGATTCCTTGTATGTTGTAGTATTTTCTGGGCTATTGGAAGTTCTCTTGTTCTTCAAAATTCTGCCATTCAGTATTTTGATTGCGCAGCTCTGCCCGCCAGGCTGTGAGGGGTCTCTAATGGCGTTTGTGATGTCAGCCATTGCCCTTGCGATGATTGTTGGTGGATATCTTGGCGTGGCACTTGCATCATTTGTGGGGGTTACTGGGAGCGATTTCTCAGGACTTCCTCGTGGTCTTTTGATACAGGCTGCGTGCACGTTGATTCCTCTGCTGTGCTCTTCATGGATGCCGGATAACATGAAACCCAAAGTCACCAAGAAGGATGCATAG